A window of Tolypothrix sp. PCC 7712 contains these coding sequences:
- a CDS encoding ParA family protein, with amino-acid sequence MLTITVSSLSGGQGKTTTALFLGRLLSRQGFTTLMLDSDPQHNLTTYLGFELSPNQPTLLEFLKKTVAAEDCIYPTLDNDNLFLIPADDQLDTVQDYLSNSGVGATLLKRRLEAISNIFKVCIIDAPPQRSQICLTVIGAADFLIIPAEASVKGYGSLVRTLDLLSGLRDVGATNAEILGVLPFRDRWFGNTQAQESRAAVDGMRDEVGVELVLPSIRESERYKQAINKRTTLSELGYTDLEYPFEMLIEKIRTDVGSK; translated from the coding sequence ATGCTGACAATTACCGTAAGCTCGTTGAGTGGCGGTCAGGGCAAGACTACAACTGCCCTGTTCCTTGGTCGGCTGCTATCACGTCAGGGGTTCACTACCTTGATGCTCGACTCCGACCCCCAACATAATCTCACTACCTATCTGGGGTTTGAGTTGTCACCTAACCAACCAACCCTATTGGAGTTTTTGAAAAAAACAGTCGCAGCAGAAGACTGCATCTACCCGACATTAGATAACGACAATCTGTTTCTCATCCCCGCCGATGACCAACTTGATACCGTACAAGATTATTTATCTAACAGTGGAGTTGGTGCAACCTTACTCAAGCGGCGATTGGAAGCCATCAGCAACATCTTCAAAGTGTGCATTATCGATGCCCCACCCCAGAGATCGCAAATTTGTTTAACAGTGATTGGCGCAGCAGATTTTCTCATCATCCCCGCAGAAGCATCGGTTAAAGGTTACGGTTCCCTAGTGCGGACGCTCGACTTACTGAGCGGATTACGCGATGTCGGCGCAACGAATGCTGAAATCTTAGGTGTACTACCCTTCCGCGACCGCTGGTTTGGTAACACTCAAGCGCAAGAAAGTCGAGCGGCTGTAGATGGAATGCGAGATGAAGTTGGGGTTGAGTTAGTTCTGCCCTCAATCCGCGAATCAGAACGCTATAAACAAGCCATCAACAAACGTACAACCCTCTCGGAGTTGGGTTACACCGACCTGGAATATCCATTTGAAATGTTAATCGAGAAAATCCGCACGGATGTTGGGAGCAAATAA
- a CDS encoding DUF4365 domain-containing protein has translation MSLNTQKEDFSYAYVYAVTATAGYSLQAATRRLDDSGIDATITVPGKLNSKRLPRFDVQIKSTSQDVLKETLIKYRLSTKNYDELREDDPFVPQLLIVVLVPEAVSDWLSQTEESLCLFRCGYWLSLRGQPAVDNKTSITVEIKRQNIFSPDALKTIMSRIAVGESL, from the coding sequence ATGAGCCTCAATACCCAAAAAGAAGATTTTAGTTACGCTTATGTGTATGCCGTCACTGCAACTGCTGGCTACTCCCTGCAAGCAGCCACACGCAGGTTAGATGATAGCGGCATCGACGCTACAATCACCGTACCAGGAAAACTCAACTCCAAGCGTCTGCCGAGATTTGACGTACAAATTAAATCTACATCCCAAGACGTTCTCAAAGAAACATTAATTAAATACCGACTCAGCACCAAAAACTATGACGAACTCCGAGAAGACGACCCCTTTGTGCCACAACTATTAATAGTTGTCTTAGTGCCAGAAGCAGTTAGCGATTGGTTATCCCAAACCGAAGAATCCCTATGCCTTTTTCGCTGCGGGTATTGGCTATCGTTGCGGGGACAACCAGCAGTTGATAACAAGACGAGTATCACTGTGGAGATTAAGCGTCAAAATATATTTAGCCCCGACGCACTCAAAACCATCATGTCACGCATCGCCGTTGGAGAATCCCTATGA